The genomic region GACCATAACAAAGTTCAACTAAAAAAGTGTCGCACATGACTGTCCGAAGGGTAAATAAAATAGTAAACATATTTTGCTTTAATCAGTTCACCGTTCTGTGCATGCTAATGCCAAGTGCCAACCAATTTTGTTTAACACTAAAATTTTCTAGTTAATACTGTGCAGAACTTCAGAAGCTCAGATGATACATTACCAACTCTCTGTTTTAGCGACGGATGTGAAAACCCTGTCGCAATCTAAACCAAGCAGATTTGTATGGACGGATCTGACCTACTAATTTCTTTTATACATCTTCATGAACATCTAACCCATACACTGTATAAAGGGGTTTGCAATAAATATATCCAGTGCCTGTGAATGGCACGAAAGTTCTCCGGTCTTTGTTTCTTTTCTTGGTAGATGAGATCAATTCAGTTAGTTTACAGAGGAGGTTATATATCTACCTGCCAGGTAAACTTGAAATTGCACAACTCTAGTCACTGTACACGCTTATTGATGATTATGATTATCAGATATGATGAACATGGAAGTCTGACCTCTGAACTAGTACTGAATAATGCCTGCAACTGCAGCAAGTCCCAAAATGTCCTAATGCTTTCCTTAAGTTCAGTTGGATCATTATCTGTCACTTCAGCATCTCAATTCCCTTCAGATAAATATAAATAATCAATGTCATCGTCATGGTGGTTGCTGAATTGCAGGAGTAGAAATATTTGTCTTAATCCGTTCAACAGTTTCCTAATTGCTGTGCATGCTAGTGCCAACCAATTTGGTTTAACATTAACCTCCTTatccaaagaaaaaaaaaagatctAGTTTTTCATCAGGATGAGAGAGTATCAGAAATTGAAGTCCATTGCAACTGCTCCCAAGAGGTCGAAGCCATCGAAGTCACAGAAGTCAATGCCGACTGGGGAGGAGAGCTTTGCTCTGACGTCGTCAATGCCCACTTTGGCGCCGGAGCAGTTGAGACCGTCGAGCATTTGACCGGAGAAGCTCTGTTCCATCAGGTTCACTGCTTCCTCGCCACCGGTCGGGAGCAACCCACCGGAGCCGGGCACGAGGACACTGTTAAtggcagtggcagtggcagtggcGGCGGTGCAGTGGCCGGTGGCTTCGTCGTCGCTGGGCGGCAGAGCGGGCGTGTGGCCGCCGTCGAAGATGGCAACGTGGGCGAAGAGCTTGTCCTTCCTGGAGAAGGAGACGCCGCAGGAGCAGACCCAGCGGTCGCGGCCGCAGTGCTTCTCGTGGGTGCGGAGGTCGGCGAGCACGGAGAAGCGCTTGACGCCGCAGCGGCAGCAGACGTGGCTCTTGTCGCAGTGGCTCCGGCGGTAGTGGTTCTTGACGCAGACGGGGGTCTTGAGCGGCTGGAAGTCCCGGTGCTCCCTGTTGCGCTTGCACCCGGCGTAGGGGCACGAGTAGAAGAAGCGCCTCTCCGTCCCCGCCCCCGGCGCCGGCGAGCCGGGCCTGGCGAGCGCGCCGGGCGCCTTGTACTGGTCGCCGTGGCCTCGCATGTGCATGCGCAGGTTGGCGTCGCGCTTGAACCCCTTGCCGCACACCTTGCAGCAGTGCGCGTGCGGCGCCAGGATCGCCTCCTTCTCGATCTGCACCACCTCGtacggcccctccccctcctcctccccgccgtcgTCAGCCCCGgcgtggtcgtcggagtcgtcgtgcGTGGCGTCCGAGAGCGACGGCGACCTCTCCTCGCTGGGCTCGTACGGGGCCACGTCCGCCGCCCCGGCGCCGGAGTCGGATGCGAGGTCGTTGGCGATGGAGGAGAGCTGCACGATGATGCAGCGGAGCTCGGCGGAGACGATGGCGCGCTGCTGCTGCGGGTGGCGCGGCGCGGAGCAGAGGATCCCGCGGAGCTGCCCGACCTTGTGCTCCAGGAAGGTCAGGTACGTCGTCAGCGCCGCGCTCGGGTCCGACCGGTGCTCCTCCGCCTCCTGGCCATGCCGGCTCTGCTCGTGCCGGATCCTCTCGAGATCGCAGGCCTCCACGACCCCAGTCCCCGGTAACCTCTGGTGATTGTGCTGAAGGTACAAGTGATTATTACTGGCGAAATGATCGGAGCTGCACATCATGGGGACGTGGACTCTGTTTCGCTGCTTTTGCCGGCGGTGAACTGATGTGGAGTAGTAGTTTGTGTGTCTGGCCTGAGCTTAGCTAAGTGGAGCTGGTTATATATGTGCGTGGAGATGGATGGAGCTTGCGTGGGCTCGTGCGTGGGTGGGCTCCATGGCGGCGCCGCGGCGCAGGTGGAAGGAAGGCGGGAGGCGACAGCGAAGGGTGGGGAAGACGACGGAGCAGGGCCGGGCATATGCATGTGTGATGTGTCAATGCGCACGGGCTGACCGGCGCTCCTGGCCCTTGGGCCACTGCCTTGCGCCACGAAAGCGACGCCATCTTGCCCCTTTACAACCACAGAAAGTTCGGGAGCGCAAAGCGTCGAAGCTTGACTTGTGGAGTGATGGACTGCCTCGGGAGTCGATGATCAGCTCGGTAGGTGTCCAGGATTTCTTCTTTTAGAAACAAAAGTGTCCATAATTGTCATAACATATGTGAACTAAACTCCGATGAATCTGGTAACTTTAGGAACAAAATTGGCCGGGAACTTTGCAACTTTCTACCATATATTATACTatcttagagggtgtttgtttccagggacttattggtctagggacttaaataagtccctataagtcccatctaaaccaaacaggagggacttgggcatttgagacttatgaaataagactcttaaggagggacttatagggacttatagttgtaatatggccTTATAGAGACTTATAAGTCTCGGGAACCAAACatgtagggactttttagggatttgggacttataagttgggactaaaaaaagtcataggatttatgaaccaaacagggccttaaaaTATATTCACTCTGCCTCAAATGGAGCAGTTGCAAACGGTGAGTACATTTTGAGACAAAGAGAGTACATTGCTCTAAGAGCACTAAACAAATCCGCCATCCAACGTCCACGGTCACGTTTGGATGCGTCGCCGTCCTTCAGATGTCCTCCCAGACAACCATATTCTTCGTATCAGGAACCCCATTTTCATGCAAAGTCATGCATGTCCATTATGTATCACTAATTCATCATAGAATCAACAGTTCGATAAAAGCAAAGTAAATCACAATTCAACACATGCTAAAAAATATCAACAATGTATACGTCGATAGCCAATACACGAATGAATATATCGTGTGTTTTCTTGCGCTTGTTGATCTCCTTCCATTTCATCTCGAGTCACTTCTTGCCTTCATCATCCAAAAGGCTAGTGTCTTGCAACTTGATTCTAGAATTTTACGTGTCCCTTGCATGCCTCaacccctctccccccccccccc from Triticum aestivum cultivar Chinese Spring chromosome 4A, IWGSC CS RefSeq v2.1, whole genome shotgun sequence harbors:
- the LOC123082743 gene encoding zinc finger protein STAR3, whose protein sequence is MMCSSDHFASNNHLYLQHNHQRLPGTGVVEACDLERIRHEQSRHGQEAEEHRSDPSAALTTYLTFLEHKVGQLRGILCSAPRHPQQQRAIVSAELRCIIVQLSSIANDLASDSGAGAADVAPYEPSEERSPSLSDATHDDSDDHAGADDGGEEEGEGPYEVVQIEKEAILAPHAHCCKVCGKGFKRDANLRMHMRGHGDQYKAPGALARPGSPAPGAGTERRFFYSCPYAGCKRNREHRDFQPLKTPVCVKNHYRRSHCDKSHVCCRCGVKRFSVLADLRTHEKHCGRDRWVCSCGVSFSRKDKLFAHVAIFDGGHTPALPPSDDEATGHCTAATATATAINSVLVPGSGGLLPTGGEEAVNLMEQSFSGQMLDGLNCSGAKVGIDDVRAKLSSPVGIDFCDFDGFDLLGAVAMDFNF